The Benincasa hispida cultivar B227 chromosome 11, ASM972705v1, whole genome shotgun sequence genome has a segment encoding these proteins:
- the LOC120091873 gene encoding 29 kDa ribonucleoprotein A, chloroplastic, which yields MSASAASLTLSALTLKTLSLSNPKIKLFSLNPSSTRLLSNPSSISSVVLRSQRVSPPFSSRFVRNVAVSSDYDQEEDTLEADANEASYAPDLKLFVGNLPFSVDSAQLAGLFESAGQVERVEVIYDKTTGRSRGFGFVTMSSVDEVEAAAQQFNGYELDGRSLRVNYGPPPPRRDDSSFRGSRNASRFDNPNRVHVSNLAWGVDDLTLENLFREHGNVVEAKVVYDRESGKSRGFGFVTFNSAEEVNNAIQSLDGAELSGRPIRVTQAEARPPRRQF from the exons ATGTCTGCCTCTGCGGCTTCTCTCACGCTCTCAGCCCTAACCCTCAAAACCCTATCTCTTTCTAACCCTAAAATCAAACTCTTTTCTCTCAATCCTTCTTCCACTCGCCTTCTTTCAAAtccttcttccatttcttctgtTGTTCTTCGTTCTCAAAGGGTTTCTCCTCCCTTCTCCTCTCGCTTTGTTCGGAATGTCGCCGTCTCATCCGATTACGACCAGGAAGAAGACACTCTTGAGGCCGATGCAAACGAAGCTAGCTACGCTCCTGACCTCAAACTGTTCGTCGGAAATCTTCCTTTCAGCGTCGACAGTGCTCAACTCGCCGGCTTGTTCGAAAGCGCCGGACAAGTTGAAAGGGTCGAG GTAATTTATGACAAGACGACGGGACGAAGCAGGGGATTTGGTTTTGTCACAATGTCGAGTGTTGATGAGGTTGAAGCAGCTGCTCAACAATTTAATGGTTAT GAACTCGATGGCAGATCACTGAGGGTAAATTATGGACCCCCTCCACCGAGAAGGGATGATTCCTCTTTCAGAGGCTCCAGAAATGCTTCAAGATTCGATAACCCCAATCGTGTTCATGTGAGCAACCTTGCTTGGGGTGTTGATGATCTTACGCTTGAGAACTTGTTTAGGGAACATGGAAATGTTGTGGAGGCAAAAGTAGTTTACGACCGTGAGAGCGGAAAATCGAGGGGCTTTGGTTTCGTAACATTTAATTCAGCAGAGGAAGTTAACAATGCCATTCAGTCCTTGGATGGAGCT GAGTTGAGTGGAAGACCCATCCGAGTAACACAAGCCGAAGCAAGGCCGCCAAGGCGCCAGTTTTGA
- the LOC120092059 gene encoding adenosine kinase 2-like produces MAYDGILLGMGNPLLDISAVVDNDFLNRYDIKLNNAILAEEKHLPMYEELAKNPNVEYIAGGATQNSIKVAQWMIQHPGATSYMGCIGKDKFGEEMKKNSKNAGVNVQYYEVDSTPTGTCAVCVVGGERSLVANLSAANCYKSDHLKRPENWALVEKAKYFYIAGFFLTVSPDSVQLVAEHAAANKKFFSMNLSAPFICEFFKDALEKVLPYMDFIFGNETEARTFSKVQGWETENVEEIALKIAAWPKASGTHKRIAVITQGPDPVIVAEDGKVKKFPVILLPKEKLVDTNGAGDAFVGGFLSQLVQEKPIEDCVRAGVYASNVIIQRSGCTFPEKPDFN; encoded by the exons ATGGCGTACGATGGGATCCTCTTGGGGATGGGCAATCCTCTTCTTGACATCTCTGCTGTCGTCGATAATGATTTTCTGAATAG ATACGACATCAAGCTTAACAATGCTATCCTGGCTGAGGAGAAACATCTTCCAAT GTATGAAGAGTTGGCAAAGAATCCTAATGTTGAGTACATTGCAGGAG GTGCCACACAAAACTCAATTAAAGTGGCTCAG TGGATGATTCAACATCCTGGTGCAACAAGCTATATGGGTTGCATTGGAAAAGACAAGTTCGGGGAGGAGATgaagaaaaactcaaaaaatgCCGGTGTTAAT GTTCAATATTATGAGGTTGACTCTACACCAACAGGAACCTGTGCTGTTTGTGTGGTGGGTGGTGAAAG GTCACTAGTTGCCAATTTGTCTGCTGCAAATTGCTACAAGTCAGATCATTTGAAAAGACCTGAAAATTGGGCATTGG TTGAGAAGGCCAAGTATTTCTACATTGCTGGATTTTTTCTCACTGTATCACCAGACTCCGTACAGCTTGTAGCTGAACATGCAGCTGCAAACAAAAAG TTTTTCTCGATGAACCTGTCTGCTCCATTTATCTGTGAATTTTTCAAGGATGCACTGGAGAAAGTTTTGCC GTATATGGACTTCATTTTTGGTAATGAAACCGAAGCAAGGACGTTCTCTAAAGTTCAGGGCTGGGAG ACTGAGAATGTTGAGGAGATAGCTCTAAAGATTGCTGCGTGGCCTAAAGCATCAGGAACACACAAGAGGATTGCTGTTATTACTCAAGGTCCAGATCCAGTTATAGTTGCTGAAGATGGAAAAGTGAAGAAGTTTCCAGTTATTTTGCTGCCTAAAGAGAAACTTGTTGACACAAATGGAGCAG gaGATGCATTCGTTGGAGGCTTTTTATCTCAGTTGGTTCAGGAAAAACCGATCGAAGACTGCGTAAGAGCGGGCGTTTATGCATCAAATGTTATTATCCAAAGGTCTGGCTGCACATTCCCTGAGAAGCCCGACTTTAATTGA